In Vulpes lagopus strain Blue_001 chromosome 15, ASM1834538v1, whole genome shotgun sequence, the sequence CTCAACCCCGTAGCTTTTACAGTTGCAAGCCTGGCTTTAGTCCCACTGCAACCCTTGCTCTGGTCAGGTGTCTAATATGGCACCTCCATTCTCTGCTGGAGCCAAACTTACTGGATGGAGACAGTGATCTTGGCTTTGGAGAGATATTCCTGGCTCTGTCCGAATCGCCTACACTCTGGCTTTCAGAAAGGAGAGTCTATGCCTGAGGTTCAGCTTCTTTGCTTCCCCAGGGAAAGACTGCCTTGCTGGCCCTGAAGGAGCCAGAGTCAGCGGCCCAGCATTTACTTATCCTTCAGGGGAAGTGCTTTCCTCTCAGCTCTTCACATTCTGCAGTCCTTAACCAGAGGCAGTACTGCCCTGGAAGACATAGGGAGAGGCTCACAGTTAATTAGCCTGCGCCAGCTGAATGGGTAGAATGTGATCCTTAGGAAGTGAAAGTGTAGTTAATGATACAAAAGTGAAACCTTAGGGCAAGAAGGATCAAGGCAAAATGTCAGTGAACCAAATTCTGATTTTCCAGAAACTTATTGTTAGAAAATTTGCACAAGGTACTTGAAACCAATCATGTGTACTCCTGTATTGATACTTTGTAGTAACTATGAAACACTCAGATCTCCtccttaattttttgtttatgacCAGTagttcttttgagaaatgttttcaAGAGCCCTCTTCTAGTGacacttttaatataaaaatccaAGAGGAGTGCTTCTATCTAACTTCCTTCATGATATACCCCATTAGTGCCTGGCAGGTCAAAGATACGGTTGATGTCGTGGAAATGACTTTTTCTAACTGTTCCCTACCTCTGTGGCCAACAGGCCAAGGTTGGAGATGAGAGGGAAGAGAATTCAACTCCCAGCTGTGCCACTTGACAAGCTGCTTAAAatctctgcctcattttcctaATTTGTTATTTGTTGTGAGGAGTAAAAATGATCATGTTAGCAAAGCACGTAGTGGTTATTACATTATTACAATTACTATTACTCTAGAATTTGGTTTGCCAGCACTTTTTCATGCATGTATGTAGAAAACCATTAGTCAACAATCGATGATTACATACCTGTTGCTAATCTTCTTGGAGCCTTTTACATAGAACTGCTCCTGTCAGAAGCTGTTTGATCTCAAACAGGTGCCTACTATTTGGAGCACCTTTTCTTACAACTGTTGGTTttacactcattttctttttataattttctttgctcacAGCATCTTAATAAATGTTTCCGACATCAGCAGTCACAAGCACCTCTGGGGTAGCTtaggttcatcttttttttatattactacCTGCCTCTTGGGGATGACCCTCTCATGCACCTCCCCTCCAAAGTCAATTCTGTGTATGCCTAATAtctagttgttttttgtttttaactcagaCATCCCAGTGCCTGTATAGCTATTTTTTTGGTCAATAACCAAGATAAACTTAATTCAATGAAATTTAAGGTATATaggctttctttttattgtgttgAATTGATTCATGTTGGGTGGTTGGGAGATGGAGTGCTTTTCATTCCCATAACCCTCTAACAAGGTCAGTTTCAGGGCAACAAATGAACACTTGGGTCCCTAGAAGCCTTATGTAATCACCATttcctctcttccattttctttccaataCAAAGTCCATTGCACATTTTTTGTGATCTAAACATTTATcgtatcatattatttttaaatcaattatcaTATTATGATACTTCCTTTTAAAAGCAAGCTTTGTTGAATGTCTTCTGAGAGTTTATTCTCAGCATAAAAACTCTTTATTAACCTTTCCATATCCCATAGGAGATCTTGATATTGGAAAGAGGCTCAAGGAGTTGCCAAGTGATCCCTTCCATATCTACTGCTTTCTATAGACGTCATCTCAACATCAAAATTCTGTCTTCCACATATGGCTAACAACTGTTCTAGCACCTACATGTCATTGGGGAACACAGTATTAGATAAAACTTGAAAGGTGAGCTGGTGACTTCCCTTCAACAATAGGCTGTGCTTAGCCTTCACATGACTAACAAAATCTTCTAGAATTATGGAAATTCTTGACAACTATATGTCAATTAAGGAATGTGAGCTTATAACCAACTGTATATATTAAAGAGCAAAAAttacaagcaaaagaaaaaagcctcCAGATGCAAGTGGGTTCACTTATGAATATTATGACtgcaattaaaggaaaaataattttaatcctgCCCCAAATCTTTGAGCAAATAGATGCATTGCAAACAaattccaactcattttatgaagttaGATTTATCCTGATACTGATAACGAGATGACAACattacaaacaaggaaaccaCTGATCAACATCCCTCATTAATAAGGacacatgggatgcctgggtggctcagtggttgtttGCCTTAGGCttgaggcgtgatcctggggtcctgagatggagtttaGCACTGGGCTCtacccagggagcctgcttctccctctgcctgtgtttctgcctctctttctgtgtctctcataaataagtaaataaaatcctttttttaaaactaaaaggaaaaggacacaaaacactttaaaaattattggaaaaTTGAATTCTCCAAAATATATACTATGGCTAATAAATCATGACCAATTTTTGTGTTGCAAGTtggtttattattaaaaagttaatttttgggcattcctgggtggctcagcggttcagcgcctgccttcagcccagggcatgatcctggagacccgggatcgagtcccacgtcgggctctctgcatggagcctgcttctccctctgcctgtgtctctgcctctctctctctctctctctctctctctctatgtctatcatgaataaataaaatctttaaaaaaaagttaatttttaaagaagtgattttaaaaaagatttaattggAAAATTTAATGTGGAATTTAATTTAATGTGGAAAATTCTACAAGGTCAATTAAAATAACTATACATACTAAAAAGTAAATACAGAAAGGTACAGGGATACACggtcaacatataaaaatcacatttatttctacGTATtacaaacaaatattaataattaaaaattaattaacaagTGATTGGAAAATGgacttttaaagcatttaaaagattgctaaaatataatattaagcaATAAATATTCGAAATATGTGCAAATCTAAAGTCAACAATATGAACAACATTgtgttggcaatgatgtggacaaaaaggaaccctcttgtatGTTTTACAGGAATACAAAGTAAAGAGAACCCTCTGGAGAACGGTGTGGAGGCTcctaaaaaacttaaaaaatagaactaccctatgatccagtagttgcactactaggtatttatccaaagattacaaaaatactggttcaaaggggtacatgcaccccaatgtttatagcagcattatcaacagtagccaaattatggataaagcccaaatgtccactgactgctaaatggatgaagaagatatatatatgcaatggaatattcctcagccataaaaaaagaatgaaatcttgccttttgcaaagatgtggatgaGCTAGTGTGTATTatgtgaagtaagtcagagaaagacaaataccacatgacttcacatagagaacaaactgagggttctgagggttgctggaggggatgtgggcCAGGGGATGGTTTAAATGGGTTATGGGCATttaggaggacacttgtgatgaccGCTTGTGATGACGACagagtgttgtatgtaaatgatggAATCACTAAATTGACTCtcgaaaccaatattacactatttGTTACTTAACTGgtatttaaataagtaaagagttgaaatggaagaaagaaataagaaaagaaatcagtgtgAAATATAACACACagtttcaaaaaatttaaaataaatgaaaataaaagcacttttGTGATCTTGTGGAATGTTCCTTAAATAGGATCCCCAAAGAAAATTTATTCATAGTAAAACAGAAATTTGACTTAAACAAATTGAAGAATTTCCATTGAATAATGGAAAGTGTATGCTCAAATTCACAGACAGATGACTGGCTAGAGGAATATTAATAATATCTATTCAAAAAGGGACTCTAAGACTTAAAATATGCACAGATTTTGCAAagattcaagaaaaacaaaaattagtagaaaaaacaggcaaagggaatCAAGATATAAATCACAGCTTGAAAATCACAAATGGCTAACACCACTCAGTTATATGAACACCATTCAGTTATGAggagaaaatcaaacaaaattaaCAAGGTATGTTATTTCcaccaaacttaaaaaaagatagcATCAAACGGTACGAGGAAtgtgaaaaaatgaagaaactataaaaatattatagttatgctaacaaattattttattaatattctggAAAGATATTTGGTAATTTCTagggatattaaatatttttatgcaccGTAAGTGAAAAAATCCCCACTCCTACACACACTCCGATTTTAGGACTATAAGATAAATATCCGAGGACATTGacaataaaagtatttttgttaACAATTAATTAGAGGTCATTTGTGTGTTGCCTActcacataaaaaaagaaaatgcatatcaTGGAAATTGAATAGCAATCAAAAAAATGACATACACAGAGCAACAGGAATGGTTGTTTAGATTTGTGTTGagtcaatagccaaactgtggaaagagcctcggtgtccatcaaaagatgaatggataaagaagatgtggtctatgtacacaatggaatattactcagccattagaaacgacaaatacccaccatttgctttgacgtggatggaactggagggtattatgctgagtgaaataagtcaatcggagaaggacaaacattatatggactcattcatttggggaaaaaaataatagagaaagggaatagaagggaagggagaagaaatgggtaggaaatatcagaaagggagacagaacatgaagactcctaactctgggaaacgaacttggggtggtggaaggggaggtgggccgggggtgggggtgactgggtgacgggcactgagagggtcacttgatgggatgaaaaTTCGGTGATTacccatatgttggcaaattgaacaccaataaaaaataaatttatttaaaaaaatttagtgttGAGTGAAAACAAAGATAACGTCTGAGTAATGATCcaatatcatttataaaattcaatatccaaATCATTCTTTCATAGGTGGACTTGTAGTTATGTTAGGAAACTTATGATtaattacacatattttaaaaacactggattttttcacttttctacagagaaaagaaatagcaataaTGTTGGGATatgacaaagacagaaaaataaaaatagcaataaagaaacatgatggggatccctgggtggcgcagcggtttggcgcctgcctttggcccagggcgcgatcttggagacccgggatcgaatcccgcgtcgggctcccggtgcatggagcctgcttctccctctgcctgtgtctctgcctctctctctctctctctgtgactatcataaataaataaaaattaaaaaaaaaaaagaaacatgatgaTGGCACAGCACAGGGATTATActcaatggtactgtaatagcTGTTTATGGTGATAGATGGTGGCTCCACCTGTGGTTAGCAGAGCATAACTGTGTACACAATCGAatcaccacatcttctttatccattcatctttcgatggacaccgaggctccttccccagtttggctattgtggacattgctgctagaaacatcaggatGCAGGTGTCTGGGCGTTTCaccgcatctgtatctttggggtaaatccccagcagtgcaattgctgggtcgtagggcaggtctatttttaactctttgaggaacttcaacacagttttccagagtggctgcaccagttcacattcccaccaacagtgcaagagggttcctctttcatCCTgtcataaataatgaaaaataaaaaatctaaagaaactGATGATGCTTGCTCCCATAATTTGAAGGATGTGAATAATTCACATGAGgctcaaaatgaaaaagaaacaaattgtgTTTTGAAGTatacaattgtaaatatatcccatttaaaaaaatctttcattataCAAAAGATTActataactttttctcttttatttttttaaagattttatatatttattcatagacacacacagagaggcagagacacaggcagagggagagggagaagcaggctccatgccaggagcccgacctgggactccatcccaggtctccaggatcatgccccaggctgcaggaggcgccaaactgctgcgccaccggggctgcccaacattttctcttttaaaaacatactgcATTTTCTCATTACTATGTTTTTCAAGTTACTCTAGCGTTATTATCATTATGATGCCATCATAAAAATCATGATAATTAACATCAGTGCATTATATAGCATGGTTTGGGAGGGTTTATCAAACGATTACGTGCAGGAAGCTCATGAGAACTTCTGAATGAGCATATTGGACCCATGGAAGGCACTGAGCGTGCATGTGCAAAGGAGTGTGAatgtggatggacagatgggtgtAACACCCTTACATCCAGGAAATGGATGTAACACCCCTACGTCCAGGAGACTAGCTGCCTACAGAGCACACAGTCAATGTTGGGTTAGATTAACAGAGCTCCTCGgcttttgagagaaagaaaataatttccttctcaCACCTGCCTGCCCGTCTGTCCCAGGAGGACATTTTAATCCCAAAGAGTAGGGATGGGAAAAAGGTCCCAGATGCCTATGTCCCTCAAGCCCTGGAGCTATAACTACACCAGATACTTGAAAAACTAACCAGAACTCCAGTATTGTTGGGGCCAGCCCCCCTGCTCACATCTTCTGTAGGTGAGTCTGGTAAGAGGGTGCCTGAGAGGCAACTATACCAAGATTAGCCAGAACATGGGGGAGATCTCTCTCTTCAGTCCAGATCTAGGCTCCATTCCATTCCTGAGTCAGTACAGCTGAAGTACTTGGAAAATGGGGTAGTAGAGACTGCATCCTGTCCCAGGTCAGGAAGCACATGTGAGAATCTGTGTTCTGGGACCTGCCCtttttgccttttgccttttcctgatCTTTGCTGGGTGGTGAAGAAGGAGATGCAGAGAAGCAGAAATTTGTCCATAGGAGATTAAAGTAGGGAGCCTGGAAAGTACCTCTTGTGGAGCTCAGTTGAGATGAtttggagttttctttcttttcttttcttaggattttatttatatatttgagagagagaaagagagagtgtgcatgcaagtGGTGGTGGGTGTTGGGTggagatagagagggagggagaagcagcctcgtCACTGATCAGGAAGCCAGACCTgggctacatcccaggaccctgagatcaagaactgaaaTGATGTCAGATGtttagcctactgagccacccaggcacccctagatgaTTTGGAGTTTTCAACTGTACATATTAAAATATCAGGGCTGTAGAGCAAAGACTCTGTACATAAATGCATGAATCATGGGGGAAGAATTAAATTTCATCTAAATAACATTAGAGGCTGAAGACAGAGCTGACAGTTGGGGTCGGTGGAGTCAGCAAGTAGTTCTTCAGTGTAAGGTCAATCTAAAGAATTTCTAAAAGCTATGctgtaaaaacagaaaattatgcCATGGAAAGTCACTGAGGTACCTGTGACGGGTTGCACTCATTAATGTCCTAAACGATATTTGAGAGAGCTGTTCCAAGTCCTGTCTGAATTTCTGGAGTTAGGCCGTCCCTACAATcatcattcatcatcatcatcatcatcatcatcatcatcatcaagaaTAAGAAACACAacataaaaggaaacagaaagataaTTGTACTCCGAGCAGGGAAAGCAGGAGTCATAGTTGTAAGTGAAAGAAAAGGGGAGATTCCAGATTTCTAGAAAATTGTCCAAGGATTGCAGGAACATGCATGATTGGAGGTAAGAGAGAGAAACCTAAAAACTTGTAAAACAAAATGCCAGATAAGATATTCATTTCTACATCACTGTGGTCACACAGGACACAGGTGTATTTACATATTCACTGGTttgatccttttatttcttccacattgAACCCTACTAATTAAACTGtggaaatatacataatataattgaATCTCAATTTGCACAGTTCAAaacataaattcttaaaatggtTGACTTAACTCTACCTATTTCAGAGTGGAATGAGTcacaaattaaataatatgtttaaaattcatCTCCAAATTGCCAGAGTCACTACTAATATATTCTAATATCAAGAGAACTAGAATTGGAAGGTGATCTAAATCTCTTATACATATAGGGAGAGAGTCATGTCTGGTGGACACCACTGAACAAACCCTTGCCTATGGAGGCAGGGGATCTAAAGTGAAGAGAGGAGTGCTGGACGGGAAtacctctcctctttcttctgagTGCAAGCCCCAGACTTAACTGCATAAAGATAAAGAAGATTAAGTAACTTTATAGTTTTGTAATGAAGATTAACTAACTTTATCCACACCTCCCTCATTAAATGACTGTTTAGAGATAATGGGCTTAAGAAACtttatttgcatcttttaaaTCTGTAATTAAAGCAAACTACAACTAAAAACTTAGAATGGGGTTGGCTAGCATAGAGAACTACGGACATGGATCTAAGTTCCTATTTGTGCTAGGCTCTGCTATGTATCTGGGCATACTGCTATAGTTAAGTTGTCATATGGTAGTCTACAGagccattaaaaaacaaaaaacaaaaaggaagaaaccaacACTTACAAATTTGGGGACAAAATTGTCAAAAAGTACTTTCTAAGTAATTCTCTCCTCTTTAGTTTCTGTAAAGATATAGCAACTCAATTAAGAACAAAACTTGAAAGAATCAAACATCTATAAATAAACCATTCTCTAGTCCTCTATACTGCTTAAAGTGATAGGAATGACCCAGGAACACCGCACAGAGGATAACAGATGAATTCACATGGCTCTGGATGATCTTCTAGAACTCACACGTCAGCTAAGCAAAGCAAATTATTCTAAATTCATGTGTCTTTCATTACTAGCTAATTTTTATCCTAATTTCACAGATCACTGAAAGAAAACTGTagaaatatttggcaaaatatgACAGCACACCAAAATGGCACCATCTCCACTGGGGCTTCAGAGTTTCTCCTGAATTGTTTTGTCAGGTCCCCCACTTGGCAGCTCTGGTTATCCCTGCCCCTCAGCCTCTTGTTCCTCGTGGCCATGGGGGCCAATGGTGTTCTCCTGATCACCATCTGGCTGGAGGCCTCTCTCCACCAGCCCATGTACTACCTGctcatcttcctctccctcctggacATTGTGCTCTGCCTCACTGTCATCCCCAAGGTCCTGGCCATCTTTTGGTTTGACCTCAGGTCCATCAGCTTTGATGCCTGCTTCTTACAGATGTTCATCATGAATTTCTTCTATGCCATGGAGTCCTGCATAATCATGGTCATGGCCTATGACCCCTATGTGGCCTTCTGCCTCCCATTGAGGTACCCATCCATCATCACAGAACAATTTGTAGCTAAGgctgccatttttattttggcCAGAAATGTTATTTCTGCGTTGCCTATCCCCATTCTATCATCCAGACTCCATTATTGTGGGAGAAATGTCATTGAGAATTGCATCTGTGCCAATATGTCTGTCTCCAAACTCTCCTGTGATGATGTCACCATCAATCGCCTCTACCAGTTTGCTGGAGGCTGGACACTGCTAGGATCTGACCTCGTCCTCATCTTCATCTCTTACAGCCTCATACTTCAAACTGTGATGGGATTAAAGGCGGAGGGTGCTATGGCCAAAGCCCTGAGCACATGTGGTTCTCACTTCATCCTTATCCTCTTCTTCAGCACCGTCCTTCTGGTCTTTGTGCTCACTCATGTGGTGACAAAGAAGGTCTCTCCTGATGTTCCAGTCTTACTCAATGTCCTCCACCATGTGATCCTTGTAGCCTTGAACCCCATTGTTTATGGAATGCGCATCCAGGAGATCAAAGAAGGAATCCAGAGATTACTGAAGAAGGGATGGTAGTGAGGACAACTAGATCTCTGCATTCCTAATACAGGATGAGTTTTGACTCAATAATGGGTGAGTGGGCTGAAAGTCATGTCTATGAGTTATAATTCAAAGAGGGTAAATGTGATattgtcttctttaaaaagagttaaggtttaatatttagttttgctttctcttatttctcctttaaaactaTCCCTGACCCCTTTTGTTTTCTCCCATCCATAcgatcattttttaataaattaattttttattggtgttcaatttaccaacatacagaataacacccagctcatcccgtcaaatgcccccctcagtgcccatcacccattcacccccaccccccgccctcctccccttccacaacccctagttcctttcccagagttaggagtctttatgttctgtctccatttctgataattcccacacatttcttctccgttcccttatattccctttcactattatttatattccccaaatgaataaggatatacactgtttgtccttctctgattgacttatttcactcagcataatacgctccagttccatccacattgaagcaaatggtgggtatttgtcgtttctaattgctgagtaatattccattgtatacataaaccacatcttctttatccattcatctttcgatgaacaccgaggctccttccacagtttggctattgtggacattgctgctagaaacatcggggtgcaggtgtccctgcatttcattgcatctgaatctttggggtaaatccccaacagtgcaatagctgggtcgtagggcaggtctatttttaactctttgaggaacctccacacagttttccagagtggcagcaccagttcacattccaaccAACACTGCAagaagggttcccttttctccgcatcctctccaacatttgcggtttcctgccttgttaattttccccattctcactggtgtgaggtggtatctcattgtggttttgatttgtatttccctgatggcaagtgatgcagagcattttctcatgtgcatgttggccatgtccatgtcttcctctgtgagatttctcttcatgtcttttgcccatttcatgattggattgttggtttctttggtgttgagtttaagaagttctttatagatcttggaaactagccctttatctgatacgtcatttgcaagtatctccttccattctgtaggttgtcttttagttttcttcactgtatcctttgctgtgtaaaagcttcttatcttgatgaagtcccaatagttcatttttgcttttgtttcttttgccttcgtggatgtatcttgcaagaagtttccgtggctgagttcaaaaagggttttgcctgtgttctcctctaggattttgatggactcttgtctcacttttagatctttcatccattttgagtttatctttgtgtatggtgaaagagagtggtctagtttcattcttctgcatgtggatgtccaattttcccagcaccatttattgaagagactgtctttgctccagtggatagcctttcctcctttatcgaatattagttgacctaaagttcagggtccacttctgggttctctattctgttccattgatctatgtgtctgtttttgtaccagtaccacactgtcttgatgaccacagctttgtagtacacctgaaatctggcattgtgaagcCCCCAgatatgtttgtcttttttaatattcccctggctattcggggtcatttctgattccacacaaatcttaaaataatttgttcctaCTCTCtgagaaagtccgtggtattttgatagggattgcattaaacgtgtaaattgccctgggtaacattgacatttttacaatattaattctgcctatccaagagcatggaatatttttccatctctttgtgtcttcctcaatttctttcagaagtgtaaTATAGTTTTTAGgctatagatcctttacctctttggttaggtttattcctaggtatcttatgcttttgggtgcaattgtaaatgggattgactccttaatttctctttcttcagtctcattgttagtgtatagaaatgccattgatttctgggcattgattttgtatcctgccacgctaccaaattgctgtatgagttctagcaatcttggggtggaggcttttgggtttcctatgtagagtatcatgtcatcagcgaagagggagaatttgacttcttctttgccaatttgaatgcctttaatgtccttttgttgtctgattgctgaggcgaggacttccagtactatgttgaatagcagtggtgagagtggacatccctgtcttgttcttgatcgtagtggaaaggctcccagtgcttccccattaagaatgatatttgctgtgggctttttgtaggtTTTAAGATG encodes:
- the LOC121476529 gene encoding olfactory receptor 56A3-like, encoding MTAHQNGTISTGASEFLLNCFVRSPTWQLWLSLPLSLLFLVAMGANGVLLITIWLEASLHQPMYYLLIFLSLLDIVLCLTVIPKVLAIFWFDLRSISFDACFLQMFIMNFFYAMESCIIMVMAYDPYVAFCLPLRYPSIITEQFVAKAAIFILARNVISALPIPILSSRLHYCGRNVIENCICANMSVSKLSCDDVTINRLYQFAGGWTLLGSDLVLIFISYSLILQTVMGLKAEGAMAKALSTCGSHFILILFFSTVLLVFVLTHVVTKKVSPDVPVLLNVLHHVILVALNPIVYGMRIQEIKEGIQRLLKKGW